In Anas platyrhynchos isolate ZD024472 breed Pekin duck chromosome 15, IASCAAS_PekinDuck_T2T, whole genome shotgun sequence, the DNA window AGTCATATGATGTGGAGAggccagtctttttttttggtttactttgaaaaacaaCCCTGAAATGAGGAAATGGATTAAATGCTGTGTTTTCAAGTGATTCAAGACTGTTGTGTGCATGCACAAGACAACTTAAGTCGAACAGGAAGCTTTAGTTTTGATggtttcctgttttttaacatttgCCTGCGTAGTCCATACGTTCTTCTAAGGTGGTTACTTTTGTGTGATCTGTATATAACGTGGTGTTTGGGAGAGGTACAACTTTCAGCTAAAATCTGAATTTGCTTAATATCTGAATTTCCTGAGATGTGAACTCTCAATATGTACCATGGATTCTTGAGATTGCTGTCTTACGTTAGGTAAAACATTAAATGCTTAAAATTCTTTTGGCAAAATGAAGTTCTGATTCTTACTGAGTTGAAATCTGTCTGAAGATACGAAGTAGACATTGCTATCTGTTATTTACTACAGATACCAGACTACAGGAATGCTGTAATTGTGGCCAAATCACCTGCGTCTGCAAAGAGGTGGGTACGATCTGCTCTCTTGTGTTAGAGCAGGAAATCTCTATCCTCATTTTGTTCTTAGGGTCGAGTAAAGGACAGATATTTAACAGTTAAAAGATGCAGCCTGCAACCCCCTGCCACCTACACTTTCAGATGTGCAGTTTTTACATCGTCACGAAATCGTAATAAATCTAAAcggaggttaaaaaaaaacaagctgatgTAGTAAATCAGTGCAGTGCTTCTGATAAAGAAGCTATTTAATTACATGATGTACACGAGTATTACATTTACGTTATGAATTTCCTACtgtgaatgaagaaaaatcactAGAAGTGGTACACCACTAATCCAAAGTAATTGCTTAGCAAACAGCTCAGAATGTGGTTGATCAGATCCTAAGTGTGGCTGACTTACAGCCTAGCGTGGTGGAACAGGATTTGATGGTTGAGACTGCTTTCCTTGTGAAGTTCTTGTTGGCTGAACAATTGTTCTTAATTCCTGTAGCTTTTTGGTTTGCTATACCTAATCTCTAGAATTATACCGCTCTGAGAAGGTGGTAAAGAGTTGGATGATGATTTAAGAGATAATTCATTTGCTGTGGTGACAAACTAATAAATTGCTGAGACATTACCTAGTCTTTGATGCCAAGGAATCATGATATTCTTTGTAAAAGCAAACAACCATTGTTTTATATAGTAAATCCAAAATGCTTTACTTTGTAGAAGTACAGTGAGGGGAACAAATTGCCATCTTTGTTTCGCAATGGTGGTacttaagtgatttttttctcttttggccAATTACTTTACATTTGCTtgtctttgtttcctttatttgGTGTCGGTATTGTCTCTTGGGTGTAGGCAGGCATTTGCTGAAGCATTTTCATGCTTGTCAAGTAACTGTGAATGCCAGCAAATGACCTCACTTGAGTTGCACATGTATAGGAAAGGAGACTTTTGCAGGAGAGCATCCCAGAGCTGTGTTTGTACAGCTTCTTCACGTGTGCATGTGAGCATTTCAGAGTAGTCTGAGGGAGGTGCATTGTGTTTGGACAAGGGTGGCGGAACATTTCGGCCTAATTAAGGACAAGCTTCACAGACGAATGTCTGCTTGTGAAGGAGAACTTACTCCTGAAGGAGCTTGTGAGCTTATtggaaaatgaataaatcattttactgttgttttgaACTTTATTCAATGTAATATTGCATATTTAAATCGTTATTGTAGTTTCACTGATACGATTACGCCTTCGAAGTCATAACTCTTAAATATGCATGGAATCATAATTTATCTGTATTTAacctcttgaaaaaaataactgtatGACAACCACAGGGCAAAAGATTCTCCAATTTTAATTAACTGAGCATCACAATGAGCAAATAACTCGGTGGAGTTGTTTGGATAGTGAAGCCAGGCTTAAGGTTAAAGGAAGTGATTCAGGCCACAGGTCCTAGATACTAAGGTTAGaacaaagtgacgtgctggtCTCACTTTGACCACGAAGAGAGCAGGTCGCTGGTGCAGGCTAGATACTGAGCTCCGGGGTGTGCAAGGCAAGGTAGGACGAATGTCACTGCTGCATTTTACTTGCTGCTTGCCATGTCCGGGTTACGAGTTCTGTCTGAATTTCCCATTTTCCTGACTCTGCTTTCCACACTCATCCAGCTAACCTTAAACTTCATTACCTAAATTCCTAACTTCAGTCAAATAAATGCTGCATGGCGAAGGAACTTTTTGTAAGTTTATAGAAATCTGAGCTGTTTAAATTTCAAGAGTAGCTTGTCAGGCAAAATGATTTTGACTTCCTTTTCTGTAGGATATCCAAGGTTACGTGTGAGAAGGTCTGGGATATTGTCTTACTTAGTCCACgtcttgctaaaaataaatagatgaatatttgttttctgttttcatttgaatattttttcctatttaattaaatataggCAACTCAGACATCTAGGCTATTCTTGGTGACTGTTAGGTGAGACCAGCTAAAGCATGGGATCTCAAGAATGCTGAAAGCCAGGAAGTGTTTTTTGACTGCTGGGCAAAACAAAAGGGAATAATCAGATTTGTGTGACTTTGCGGCATTTGCCCTGATGCTTGCAAGGCCAGTGTGGATGCTTTCAAGGTTATTTCAACTCTCACAGGGCTGGTGAAAACAAGATTCTGTGGGATAGGTGACTTCTTCTAGGTATTTTCTTACGATTTTAGGatcttttttttaaccctttctCTACAGGGCACAGTCATTTGCTGAGCGCTTACGGTTGGGAATTGCTGTCATTCACGGGGAAGCTCAAGATGCTGAGTCTGACATGGTGGACGGCCGACACTCACCACCTACAGCCAAAAACGTAGCTGCTATTCATCCCAGTTTAGAGATACCCAGTAAGTAAGTTTGTGTGTGAGAGTATTTACCTACTATTTTGGGAGAGGGGGACAGTGATGGCACCATCAAAGAGGAGCAATTCTTTATAAAAACATGAGGAATGGAAAAGGTTACTATTTGATACTTTTTGTCTGTAGTTTTAGTGCTGGGATGATTGTGAGATCTGTGCCCTGCGTGGGAGGAGCTGTGCCACCACAGTCAGTCAGAAGAGCCTGTGGCAGAGAGGCCACACTTTTGCCAGTTGGCTTTAATGTTTGAGTTTTGTTCTGGGACGCAGAGCTAAtaagctgagctgagctggctTTGTGTGGAGCCGGATCAATGTCATAAGCCTTGACAAGGAATCCTTGCTGAACGTGGGTGTGACCTGTAACTGTGCCAGCAAAACTTCATCGCATGAAAACCTAGCTTGGGTTTCAGTAGGCTGATTGAACTGGTTGTGCCTGCATGCCGCTCTCTGCATGTAGTTAATACTTCTTCgctaagcttaaaaaaaaaaaaaagtattaaaatctTGGTGCTTTTCCCAGCAACACTGTAATAGTTGGAGCAGTTGTCACCTCACTTCTTGCTAAAACAGTGGTGACCCATGCAAAGTTGACATTTCCACGCTTGAAGTAAATTGTAtaaaccttcttttttctttttttttctgcctctgtaaaaaaaaaaaataaataaaataaaattgccatTGATCAGTGCTGATTCCCAAGGAAAAACCACCCATCACAGTTGTTGGAGATGTAGGAGGAAGAATAGCTATCATCGTGGTAAGTAAGATTCCATAGCTTCTGATAAATGATACTGAATATGCTGAAGTTACAGAAATCAagtatatttttgctttatCAGCAAATGAATTTTGATGGTGGGCTTTTGATACTGCACTTTTTATCCCATGAGGCAGTAGCCTGCACATTTACTGAAGCTGATTGTGTGAAATGCGGAGTGATGTTATAGTGGGTTTGGACACTGTTTTTCCACGCTAATGCTTGCCATCGAGCTAAGGTGTCTGAAGAACAACATGAGCGAAAATGCCCATTTTGCACTAGATGTAAACTGTTAACATTTGAAAAAGATTAAATGTCATTCTGGGTGCACTGCATTCATTATCAGTAGGTAGCTTAAGACTACACCTTGGTCTGAGAGCGTGTTGAATCTTCACTGACTCAAGAGTGTCTTGTTCTGACAGGATGACATTATAGATGACGTCGACAGCTTTCTTGCTGCAGCAGAGACCCTCAAGGAGAGGGGGGCTTACAAGATCTTTGTAATGGCCACGCATGGCCTGCTCTCGTCAGATGCTCCCAGGCTGATAGAGGAATCTGCAATCGATGAAGTAAGCATGAATTCTGAGTGGCTAATCAGATGGTCTAGttggttggtttatttttttaagagcaatTTTATCCTGATAATTCTTAAAATATACTGGCATTAAGAACTTAGGTGGGATGTTGCTGGGTTTTGGCTTTCTTAGCGTTGAATTGTACACTAGAATATCCCTAAACTACAGCAGTGGAAAAccagggagagcagagagatgACAGACTGCTGGTATAAGCAGACTTTTCCCTTCAGTGTGGGGGATATTTTTGTACCTTCCTCTGACCTTAGGTGTCAGAATGAAAGGAGGGAAGGATATTGCCATTAGTATCCATGCATACGCAGTACAGCAATGCATAGCTCTTCTGAAGATTTGGATCCTGACAGTAATGTAAAATCTTGTTCTGTTATCAGCAAGGGTGGCTTCCTGGGGTCTGGAGGACAGACATTCCCTTTCGCAGTTCTGATATGGGAGGTGGAAAGCGTGAAGCTGTTAAGACTttctaaatttttttctttctgtaggtGGTTGTTACAAACACGATTCCCCACGAAATACAGAAACTCCAGTGCCCTAAAATCAAGACTGTGGATATCAGCATGATCCTCTCAGAAGCCATTCGCAGGATCCATAACGGGGAGTCCATGTCGTACCTTTTCAGAAATATAGGACTGGATGATTAATGCTTTTTAGTCTAAAGAAACACCCGGGCCAAACTGGAAGCGAACAGATAAAGAGCTGTGAAGCATCATGCTTATCTTAATATTTCTATTGAGCcacttttttgtttcctctcagTTTAAGTATCAAGGTAGAACAGTTTTTCAGAgcaattttttctttgcagttttttttgggggagggacggggagggaagggataacattttacaaaaaactGTTCTAGTTGCTTTTAGGTTAGTTGCACTATATACATagtggggggaagaaaaaaaaaacaacaaacacaaaacacttgAGGCAAGAATTTGGCTTCTAAATTAAGCATTCCTTTTCCAAAGCTGCTTGCTTACAAGTGCtttaaaagataataaaatgaAGTGACTGtataatatttgcattttaaaagccaAAAAGGTTGTACTGTTGTATGCAGTTAAGTGATTTTGTAGGAGTGCTTTTATAGAAAAGCATATGAAATATGcacctgtatttattttctgcgACAAAGAATAAAGATTTGTTTTGTGTGAGCtttctaaaaatgtttataCAGTAGTCACTTGTCTTCTAAAGTGTCCCCCCTTACAAATGATTTGCAGATCCTGTGGTATTGAAAGAAATCAGGAGGTGAATTGATTCTTTTATGCTAATGTGCTACTTAGGAGTGTAAACAGGATTCGAGCTTCTCGGCAGCGAGGAAGATAACATCTGTTTTGCTTGTTGCTGT includes these proteins:
- the PRPSAP2 gene encoding phosphoribosyl pyrophosphate synthase-associated protein 2 yields the protein MFCVPSTEIGANMNITKGGLVLFSANSNSSCMELSKRIAERLGVEMGKVQVYQEPNRETRVQIQESVRGKDVFIIQTVSKDVNTTIMELLIMVYACKTSCAKSIIGVIPYFPYSKQCKMRKRGSIVSKLLASMMCKAGLTHLITMDLHQKEIQGFFNIPVDNLRASPFLLQYIQEEIPDYRNAVIVAKSPASAKRAQSFAERLRLGIAVIHGEAQDAESDMVDGRHSPPTAKNVAAIHPSLEIPMLIPKEKPPITVVGDVGGRIAIIVDDIIDDVDSFLAAAETLKERGAYKIFVMATHGLLSSDAPRLIEESAIDEVVVTNTIPHEIQKLQCPKIKTVDISMILSEAIRRIHNGESMSYLFRNIGLDD